The following coding sequences lie in one Caldisericaceae bacterium genomic window:
- a CDS encoding molybdenum cofactor guanylyltransferase, giving the protein MVKPIILVGGKSRRFGSDKFFLKVKGNTIFERTYTILKSVFVEEPAFVGRLSLMPHYEFYTDLIPNIGPIGGLYTALKIFSCDYVFLVACDMPFIKRELLLYMFNNLDYSKEIYIPKLSNGYIEPLFAFYSKRLLPKIEENIGKGMFRLSSLIEESKTQYFNPNEINKFDPEFYTFLNINTKSDYYKIMDILSYDEKVSDI; this is encoded by the coding sequence ATGGTTAAACCAATTATTCTTGTAGGCGGAAAAAGTAGAAGATTTGGAAGCGATAAATTTTTCCTAAAGGTTAAAGGAAATACAATTTTTGAAAGAACCTACACAATCTTAAAATCTGTGTTTGTGGAGGAGCCTGCTTTTGTAGGCAGGCTCTCTTTAATGCCACATTATGAGTTTTATACCGATCTTATACCAAATATTGGTCCAATTGGCGGACTTTACACGGCATTAAAAATTTTTAGTTGTGATTATGTGTTCCTCGTTGCATGTGATATGCCGTTTATTAAAAGAGAACTTCTCTTATATATGTTTAATAATTTGGATTATTCCAAAGAAATATACATCCCGAAACTAAGTAATGGATACATAGAGCCACTTTTTGCCTTTTATAGTAAAAGACTGTTACCAAAAATTGAAGAGAACATAGGCAAAGGTATGTTTAGGTTGAGTTCTTTAATTGAAGAGAGTAAAACACAGTATTTTAATCCTAATGAAATAAATAAATTTGACCCTGAGTTTTACACTTTTTTGAATATCAATACAAAGAGTGATTATTATAAAATTATGGATATACTCTCTTATGATGAAAAAGTATCCGATATTTAG